From one Triticum urartu cultivar G1812 chromosome 3, Tu2.1, whole genome shotgun sequence genomic stretch:
- the LOC125544281 gene encoding malate dehydrogenase 1, mitochondrial-like yields the protein MRPSVMRSAAQLLRRRNYSSASGQQARKVAILGAAGGIGQPLSLLMKLNPLVSSLSLYDIAATPGVAADVSHINSPALVKGFMADDQLAEALDGADLVIIPAGVPRKPGMTRDDLFNINAGIVKNLCTAIAKYCPNALVNMISNPVNSTVPIAAEVFKKAGTYDEKRLFGVTTLDVVRARTFYAGKANVDVNTVDVPVVGGHAGITILPLFSQATPSTNALSAEEIKALTKRTQEGGTEVVEAKAGKGSATLSMAYAGAVFGDACLKGLNGVPDIVECSYVQSTVTELPFFASKVRLGKNGVEEVLGLGQLTQFEKDGLEALKGELKSSIEKGVAFANAS from the exons ATGAGGCCCTCGGTGATGAGATCCGCCGCCcagctcctccgccgccgcaaCTACTCCTCCGCGTCCGGGCAGCAGGCGCGGAAGGTGGCCATCCTCGGCGCGGCCGGCGGCATCGGGCAGCCGCTGTCTCTCCTCATGAAGCTGAACCCCCTCgtctcctccctctccctctacGATATCGCGGCCACCCCGGGCGTCGCTGCCGACGTTTCCCACATCAACTCCCCTGCCCTG GTGAAGGGTTTCATGGCGGATGATCAGCTCGCGGAGGCGTTGGATGGGGCCGACCTGGTGATCATCCCGGCCGGCGTCCCGAGGAAGCCCGGCATGACCAGGGACGACCTCTTCAACATTAACGCCGGCATCGTTAAGAACCTCTGCACCGCCATCGCCAAGTACTGCCCGAAT GCTCTTGTCAACATGATCAGCAACCCTGTGAATTCAACCGTTCCGATTGCTGCTGAAGTTTTCAAGAAGGCTGGAACCTATGATGAGAAGAGATTGTTTGGTGTGACCACTCTTGATGTTGTTCGTGCCAGGACTTTCTATGCTGGGAAGGCTAATGTAGATGTTAATA CTGTGGACGTTCCTGTTGTTGGTGGTCATGCTGGTATTACCATCTTGCCACTGTTCTCACAG GCAACTCCTTCAACTAATGCATTGTCTGCTGAAGAAATCAAGGCTCTCACCAAGAGGACACAGGAGGGTGGCACAGAAGTCGTTGAGGCAAAGGCTGGAAAGGGATCTGCAACCTTGTCCATGGC GTATGCTGGTGCAGTTTTTGGAGATGCATGCTTGAAGGGTCTGAACGGAGTTCCTGACATTGTTGAATGCTCCTACGTGCAATCAACTGTGACCGAGCTGCCATTCTTTGCTTCCAAG GTGAGGCTTGGGAAGAATGGAGTCGAGGAAGTGCTCGGGTTGGGTCAGCTGACGCAGTTTGAGAAGGATGGGTTGGAAGCTCTCAAGGGCGAGCTCAAATCTTCAATTGAGAAGGGTGTCGCGTTCGCAAATGCAAGTTAG
- the LOC125544280 gene encoding GDSL esterase/lipase At1g28600-like isoform X1, translating to MAMASSASVSVSGRGGGFLLPAAVLLAVAVVHARGAPCVPRVFSFGDSLADTGNFPFLYGNDSREPALRTPYGETFFRRATGRFSDGRLIVDFIADTMGLPFVRPYLSGRTAEDFASGANFAVGGAMALGPDFFRGRGVPMGDRMHLDVEMKWFHDLLDLLCPADRADCTGMMNQSLFLVGEIGGNDYNIPLLSRVPFEKIRTFTPSVVAKISSTVTELIGLGAKTLVVPGNLPIGCVPNYLMIFKSDKKEDYELETGCLRWMNEFSKYHNRLLIDELEKLRKFHRGVSIIYADYYGAAMEIYRSPEQFGIDHPLAACCGGGGPYGVSMTARCGYGEYKVCDDPQKYGSWDGFHPSEAAYKGIAIGLLRGTYTQPSISTTISSCPQLTELGSSVEYKNCGTVPHLTVVAQVIGWLLFFVHFL from the exons ATGGCCATGGCTTCCTCTGCCTCCGTCTCCGTCTCCGGGAGAGGAGGAGGCTTCCTCTTGCCGGCCGCGGTGCTGCTAGCGGTGGCGGTGGTACACGCGCGGGGGGCGCCGTGCGTTCCGCGGGTGTTCAGCTTCGGGGACTCGCTGGCGGACACGGGCAACTTCCCATTCCTCTACGGCAACGACTCCCGCGAGCCCGCGCTCAGGACGCCCTACGGGGAGACATTCTTCCGCCGCGCCACTGGCCGCTTCTCCGACGGACGCCTCATCGTCGACTTCATCG CGGACACCATGGGGCTGCCGTTCGTGCGGCCGTACCTGAGCGGGCGAACCGCGGAGGACTTCGCGTCCGGGGCCAACTTCGCGGTCGGCGGCGCCATGGCGCTGGGCCCGGACTTCTTCCGGGGGAGAGGGGTGCCCATGGGCGACCGCATGCACCTCGACGTCGAGATGAAATGGTTCCACGACCTGCTCGATCTGCTCTGCCCCGCCGACCGGGCTG ATTGCACGGGCATGATGAATCAATCTCTCTTCTTGGTTGGAGAAATTGGGGGCAATGATTATAACATACCTCTTCTCTCTAGGGTTCCCTTTGAGAAGATTCGCACGTTCACTCCGAGTGTTGTTGCCAAAATTTCTTCTACAGTCACT GAGTTGATTGGTCTGGGAGCCAAAACATTGGTAGTTCCTGGTAACCTCCCCATTGGGTGCGTTCCAAACTACCTGATGATATTCAAGAGTGACAAGAAGGAAGATTATGAGCTAGAGACTGGTTGCCTACGGTGGATGAACGAATTCTCGAAGTACCACAACAGACTTCTCATTGATGAGTTGGAAAAGTTGCGTAAGTTTCATCGTGGCGTGTCAATAATCTATGCCGATTACTATGGAGCTGCTATGGAGATCTACCGTTCCCCTGAACAATTTG GGATCGATCATCCTTTAGCAGCATGCTGCGGTGGAGGAGGACCCTATGGTGTGTCCATGACTGCAAGATGTGGATATGGAGAATACAAGGTGTGTGATGATCCACAAAAGTATGGATCATGGGATGGTTTCCATCCCTCAGAAGCTGCATATAAGGGCATCGCAATTGGCCTTCTAAGAGGAACATACACACAGCCTTCAATTTCTACCACCATCAGTTCATGCCCACAACTTACTGAACTCGGCTCTTCCGTTGAATACAAG AACTGCGGTACTGTTCCACACCTCACGGTTGTTGCTCaagtgattggctggcttttatTTTTCGTTCACTTTTTATAG
- the LOC125544280 gene encoding GDSL esterase/lipase At1g28600-like isoform X2 translates to MAMASSASVSVSGRGGGFLLPAAVLLAVAVVHARGAPCVPRVFSFGDSLADTGNFPFLYGNDSREPALRTPYGETFFRRATGRFSDGRLIVDFIADTMGLPFVRPYLSGRTAEDFASGANFAVGGAMALGPDFFRGRGVPMGDRMHLDVEMKWFHDLLDLLCPADRADCTGMMNQSLFLVGEIGGNDYNIPLLSRVPFEKIRTFTPSVVAKISSTVTELIGLGAKTLVVPGNLPIGCVPNYLMIFKSDKKEDYELETGCLRWMNEFSKYHNRLLIDELEKLRKFHRGVSIIYADYYGAAMEIYRSPEQFGIDHPLAACCGGGGPYGVSMTARCGYGEYKVCDDPQKYGSWDGFHPSEAAYKGIAIGLLRGTYTQPSISTTISSCPQLTELGSSVEYKGPFPPLLFKRK, encoded by the exons ATGGCCATGGCTTCCTCTGCCTCCGTCTCCGTCTCCGGGAGAGGAGGAGGCTTCCTCTTGCCGGCCGCGGTGCTGCTAGCGGTGGCGGTGGTACACGCGCGGGGGGCGCCGTGCGTTCCGCGGGTGTTCAGCTTCGGGGACTCGCTGGCGGACACGGGCAACTTCCCATTCCTCTACGGCAACGACTCCCGCGAGCCCGCGCTCAGGACGCCCTACGGGGAGACATTCTTCCGCCGCGCCACTGGCCGCTTCTCCGACGGACGCCTCATCGTCGACTTCATCG CGGACACCATGGGGCTGCCGTTCGTGCGGCCGTACCTGAGCGGGCGAACCGCGGAGGACTTCGCGTCCGGGGCCAACTTCGCGGTCGGCGGCGCCATGGCGCTGGGCCCGGACTTCTTCCGGGGGAGAGGGGTGCCCATGGGCGACCGCATGCACCTCGACGTCGAGATGAAATGGTTCCACGACCTGCTCGATCTGCTCTGCCCCGCCGACCGGGCTG ATTGCACGGGCATGATGAATCAATCTCTCTTCTTGGTTGGAGAAATTGGGGGCAATGATTATAACATACCTCTTCTCTCTAGGGTTCCCTTTGAGAAGATTCGCACGTTCACTCCGAGTGTTGTTGCCAAAATTTCTTCTACAGTCACT GAGTTGATTGGTCTGGGAGCCAAAACATTGGTAGTTCCTGGTAACCTCCCCATTGGGTGCGTTCCAAACTACCTGATGATATTCAAGAGTGACAAGAAGGAAGATTATGAGCTAGAGACTGGTTGCCTACGGTGGATGAACGAATTCTCGAAGTACCACAACAGACTTCTCATTGATGAGTTGGAAAAGTTGCGTAAGTTTCATCGTGGCGTGTCAATAATCTATGCCGATTACTATGGAGCTGCTATGGAGATCTACCGTTCCCCTGAACAATTTG GGATCGATCATCCTTTAGCAGCATGCTGCGGTGGAGGAGGACCCTATGGTGTGTCCATGACTGCAAGATGTGGATATGGAGAATACAAGGTGTGTGATGATCCACAAAAGTATGGATCATGGGATGGTTTCCATCCCTCAGAAGCTGCATATAAGGGCATCGCAATTGGCCTTCTAAGAGGAACATACACACAGCCTTCAATTTCTACCACCATCAGTTCATGCCCACAACTTACTGAACTCGGCTCTTCCGTTGAATACAAG GGTCCTTTTCCCCCCCTGCTGTTTAAGAGGAAGTAA
- the LOC125544282 gene encoding GDSL esterase/lipase At1g28570-like isoform X1 — protein sequence MRTMTAMAAALLLLAAAQAQARADPACYPRVFSFGDSLADTGNLLYLYGNDSYEAATRLPYGETYFHRATGRFSNGRLIVDFIAEALGLPFVPPYLSGRSAEDFAGGANFAVGGATALSPDFFWENGVPAFRADTVHLDMEMGWFRDLLGLLCPGDVADEIDCMDMMSKSLFLVGEIGGNDYNLPLFYGVPFEKIHTFTPSIIAKISSTIAELVELGAKTLLVPGNLPIGCIPAYLTTYKSDKMEDYEPETGCIRWMNEFSQYHNKLLVDELENLRKLHPGVVIIYADYYGAAMEIFSSPEQFGIEDPLMACCGGGGPYGVSATAGCGHGDYKVCDDPQKYASWDGFHPTETTYKGIAIGLLRGSYTQPPISTTSSCPQTTKLASSLEYKVLYDM from the exons ATGAGGACCAtgacggcgatggcggcggcgctcCTGCTActggcggcggcgcaggcgcAGGCGCGGGCGGACCCGGCGTGCTACCCGCGGGTGTTCAGCTTCGGGGACTCGCTGGCGGACACGGGAAACTTGCTCTACCTCTACGGCAACGACTCCTACGAGGCCGCGACCAGGCTGCCCTACGGCGAGACCTACTTCCACAGAGCCACCGGCCGATTCTCCAACGGCCGCCTCATCGTCGACTTCATCG CGGAGGCGCTGGGGTTGCCGTTCGTGCCGCCGTACCTGAGCGGGCGGAGCGCGGAGGACTTTGCCGGCGGGGCTAACTTCGCCGTGGGCGGCGCCACGGCTCTGAGCCCGGACTTCTTCTGGGAGAATGGGGTGCCCGCGTTTCGGGCTGACACGGTGCACCTTGACATGGAAATGGGGTGGTTCCGCGACCTCCTCGGCCTGCTCTGCCCCGGCGACGTCGCCG ATGAAATAGATTGCATGGACATGATGAGCAAATCTCTCTTCCTGGTTGGTGAAATTGGGGGCAATGATTACAACCTACCTCTTTTCTATGGGGTGCCCTTTGAGAAGATTCACACCTTCACACCAAGTATCATTGCCAAAATCTCTTCTACTATCGCC GAACTGGTTGAGCTAGGTGCCAAAACATTGCTAGTTCCCGGCAACCTTCCAATTGGGTGCATCCCAGCCTACCTCACAACATACAAGAGTGACAAGATGGAAGATTATGAACCAGAGACGGGTTGCATCCGTTGGATGAATGAGTTCTCACAGTACCACAACAAACTTCTTGTGGATGAGTTGGAAAATTTGCGAAAGCTTCATCCTGGTGTGGTGATCATCTATGCTGATTACTATGGAGCTGCCATGGAGATCTTCTCTTCTCCCGAACAATTTG GGATAGAGGATCCTTTGATGGCTTGTTGCGGTGGAGGAGGGCCATACGGTGTGTCCGCAACTGCAGGATGTGGGCATGGAGACTACAAGGTATGCGATGACCCACAAAAATATGCATCATGGGATGGCTTCCATCCCACAGAAACTACATACAAAGGCATTGCCATTGGCCTGCTAAGAGGTTCATATACTCAGCCTCCAATTTCCACCACCAGTTCATGTCCACAAACTACTAAGCTTGCTTCTTCCCTTGAATACAAGGTCCTTTACGACATGTAA
- the LOC125544282 gene encoding GDSL esterase/lipase At1g28600-like isoform X2 codes for MRTMTAMAAALLLLAAAQAQARADPACYPRVFSFGDSLADTGNLLYLYGNDSYEAATRLPYGETYFHRATGRFSNGRLIVDFIAEALGLPFVPPYLSGRSAEDFAGGANFAVGGATALSPDFFWENGVPAFRADTVHLDMEMGWFRDLLGLLCPGDVADCMDMMSKSLFLVGEIGGNDYNLPLFYGVPFEKIHTFTPSIIAKISSTIAELVELGAKTLLVPGNLPIGCIPAYLTTYKSDKMEDYEPETGCIRWMNEFSQYHNKLLVDELENLRKLHPGVVIIYADYYGAAMEIFSSPEQFGIEDPLMACCGGGGPYGVSATAGCGHGDYKVCDDPQKYASWDGFHPTETTYKGIAIGLLRGSYTQPPISTTSSCPQTTKLASSLEYKVLYDM; via the exons ATGAGGACCAtgacggcgatggcggcggcgctcCTGCTActggcggcggcgcaggcgcAGGCGCGGGCGGACCCGGCGTGCTACCCGCGGGTGTTCAGCTTCGGGGACTCGCTGGCGGACACGGGAAACTTGCTCTACCTCTACGGCAACGACTCCTACGAGGCCGCGACCAGGCTGCCCTACGGCGAGACCTACTTCCACAGAGCCACCGGCCGATTCTCCAACGGCCGCCTCATCGTCGACTTCATCG CGGAGGCGCTGGGGTTGCCGTTCGTGCCGCCGTACCTGAGCGGGCGGAGCGCGGAGGACTTTGCCGGCGGGGCTAACTTCGCCGTGGGCGGCGCCACGGCTCTGAGCCCGGACTTCTTCTGGGAGAATGGGGTGCCCGCGTTTCGGGCTGACACGGTGCACCTTGACATGGAAATGGGGTGGTTCCGCGACCTCCTCGGCCTGCTCTGCCCCGGCGACGTCGCCG ATTGCATGGACATGATGAGCAAATCTCTCTTCCTGGTTGGTGAAATTGGGGGCAATGATTACAACCTACCTCTTTTCTATGGGGTGCCCTTTGAGAAGATTCACACCTTCACACCAAGTATCATTGCCAAAATCTCTTCTACTATCGCC GAACTGGTTGAGCTAGGTGCCAAAACATTGCTAGTTCCCGGCAACCTTCCAATTGGGTGCATCCCAGCCTACCTCACAACATACAAGAGTGACAAGATGGAAGATTATGAACCAGAGACGGGTTGCATCCGTTGGATGAATGAGTTCTCACAGTACCACAACAAACTTCTTGTGGATGAGTTGGAAAATTTGCGAAAGCTTCATCCTGGTGTGGTGATCATCTATGCTGATTACTATGGAGCTGCCATGGAGATCTTCTCTTCTCCCGAACAATTTG GGATAGAGGATCCTTTGATGGCTTGTTGCGGTGGAGGAGGGCCATACGGTGTGTCCGCAACTGCAGGATGTGGGCATGGAGACTACAAGGTATGCGATGACCCACAAAAATATGCATCATGGGATGGCTTCCATCCCACAGAAACTACATACAAAGGCATTGCCATTGGCCTGCTAAGAGGTTCATATACTCAGCCTCCAATTTCCACCACCAGTTCATGTCCACAAACTACTAAGCTTGCTTCTTCCCTTGAATACAAGGTCCTTTACGACATGTAA